TAGCTGGATCAAAAATGCTTTAGGAGATTTTGGAGCAGAAATCGAATTTTTTAGCGTAGACGAAAAATTAGACGATTTAAAAGAAGAACAGCAGAGAATTTTAATGAATTCTAATATCGAAAAAGAATTTGAAGACGTTAAATATCTTTATAAAACCGTAAGATCTAATGCCGTTATCAACGAAATTAAGAAGGAAATAAAGAATTATGAGGCCGATTTGCTAATTATGGTGCCTCAAAAATACGGTTTTTGGGATTCTCTGGTACATAGAAGCAAAACTAGAATTTTGGCAGCAGGGCTAGATATACCACTATTGTCGTTTCCAAATTATTAAAGATTATTTTGTTTTAAAAACAATGATATAAAAATTACAGGTTTTTTTTGAAGAAATTTTATCAAATTAAATTTTAACAGATTTTTTTTGATTTTAGGAATTCTATAATTTTTAGTGCTGGATGCCGAATTTCAAAAATATATTTTAACTTTTAAGGCAGTTTTGTTAATTATTCTTAATTGTCTGCTAGTTTCAGATTTTTTTAAATTAATTTTGTGGCACTCTAAAAACTTAAATGCAATAGGTTTTTTTATCAGTATGGCAACGGCTATAATTGGGAATTATCTACAAACTGAAACAGCATTGTATGATTTTAAAAATAAGATAAATTAAAGATTTTATTCCAAAGTAATACCGAGATAGCACTTGGTGTATATTTTTAATTTATTTTAATTGGATTTTATATAATGTTTTTAGCTTGTTCAGGTTTTTTTAAAATTTCTAAGAAAATGGTATTGCCAGTAGATTTAATCGGCTTTTTAAGAAATACAACTCTGTTTCCTGCATCAGTTCTTAATTGAGCTGGGCTATAAAAGAAGAGAAAAAGTATTAAGCATTGCGTTCTAAGAGTACAAAGCTTAAAAAAAAATAAAAAACAATGAGCGCAGTTATTACAGCAATAGGTGGTTTCGTGCCATCATCAATTTTGACCAATAAAAAGATTTCAGAAACTGTTGATACATCGGAGGAATGGATCATTAAAAGAACTGGAATTAGAGAACGTAGAATCGCAGACGACGATACAGCAACATCTGATCTTGCCGCAGCAGCTATTGAAAATCTTTTCGAAAACTATAAGGTAGATCGCGAGGAAATAGAAGCATTGTTGGTGGCAACAGCAACTCCAGATCACATTTTAGCGCCAACAGCAAGTATTGTTTGCGATAAAAGCGGACTTACAAATGCTTTTGGAATTGATATGAATGCAGCTTGCAGCGGATTTTTGTATGCACTAGAGATGGGAGCAAACATGATCGAAAGCGGTCGTTACAAAAAATTAATCATCGTTGGAGCAGATAAAATGAGCTCTATCGTAGATTATGAAGACCGCAATACTTGTATTCTTTTCGGAGATGGAGCAGGAGCTGTTTTGTTAGAAAAAACAGAATCTGATGCGGGGTTAATGAAAACAATTCTGAAAACGGATGGAAGCGGTGTTTCTTCTTTGGCTGTACCGGCTGGAGGTTCTAGAAATCCAACTTCTATGCAGAGTCTTTTGCACAGAACACACTATTTAAAACAAGACGGAGCTTTTGTATTTAAAAGAGCTGTTGCAGCAATGAGCCAAGTTTCGCAAGATGCTTTAGTGAAAAATGACTTACAGGCAGACCATATTGATTGGGTTGTGCCACATCAAGCGAATTTAAGAATTATTAATGCTGTAAGCGAAAGCTTGAATATTGATTTTGATAAAGTTAAAGTAAATATCGATCGTTACGGAAATACAACATCTGCAACAGTTCCGTTGTGTTTATGGGATTTCAAAGACGATTTTAAAGAAGGACAAAATGTATTGATCACTACTTTTGGTGCAGGATTTTCTTGGGGCGCAACGTGCTTAAAATGGGGCGTTATGCGTGAGAAAAACCCAATTGCTACCATAAAAGCAGATAAAAAAGAAGAAGCTGTTCTAGTAGAACACTAATAAGATAGGATTTTTCAATTTTTACAGTTGAGGGAATAAATGGGTAGAAAGAACCAAAATAAAAAAACAGGTAAGAATTTTTTCTATAAATACTACAGGGTTATAGTAATTCCAGCCGTTTTTTTGGTCTATCTTTCGTCCTATTATTTTCTAAATCCGTATAGGAATTTTGAAGAGGAAGGTTTGCTCGATTTAGACCAGACCTTCGATATCTTCATCATTTTGCTTTACTGCGCCATCCTTACAGAACTGACTTTATTTGTTGGCCGAAAATTAAACTACTACATAAGTTGGGAGCAAAATCCAGCGTTTAGAGCAATAGCACAATTTATTTGTCTTATTGCTGGAAATATACTTTTAAATTACTTTTTTTCTTGCCTTTGGGATTATTTATATCCTTGTACAGCATTAGAAGAAAATGATTTGGTTACCATTTGGCAGTCTAAAATTATGGCGGCGATTATCTCGCTTTTCATTAGTGCCATTCATACCGGAATATTTCTGCTAAACAGATGGCGTTTAAATGCAATTGAAACAGCCGAATTAAAAATTAAAGCATCAGAACTTCAAGAAGCGGTAACACGTTCAAAATTGGAGTCTCTTAAAATGCAGTTAGATCCGCATTTTGTCTTTAATAATTTCAGTACTTTGACAGAACTGATTTATGAAGATCAGAAAGAAGCGGCTTCGTTCTTAGAAAATATAACGAGAGTATATCGTTATATGATTTCCAATTCAAATAAAGATACCATTACGGTAAAAGAGGAAATAGAATTCCTAAATGCTTATTTTTATTTACTAAAGAAAAGGCTGGGAGATAAAATCGATTTGAAAATTGAAGTTGATTCTCCTTCTTTAGCATTTCATTTGCCACCATTAACCTTGCAGTTGCTGGTAGAAAATGCGGTAAAACACAATATGGCAACTTTGGCCAATCCGCTTACCATTAC
The Flavobacterium humidisoli DNA segment above includes these coding regions:
- a CDS encoding beta-ketoacyl-ACP synthase III encodes the protein MSAVITAIGGFVPSSILTNKKISETVDTSEEWIIKRTGIRERRIADDDTATSDLAAAAIENLFENYKVDREEIEALLVATATPDHILAPTASIVCDKSGLTNAFGIDMNAACSGFLYALEMGANMIESGRYKKLIIVGADKMSSIVDYEDRNTCILFGDGAGAVLLEKTESDAGLMKTILKTDGSGVSSLAVPAGGSRNPTSMQSLLHRTHYLKQDGAFVFKRAVAAMSQVSQDALVKNDLQADHIDWVVPHQANLRIINAVSESLNIDFDKVKVNIDRYGNTTSATVPLCLWDFKDDFKEGQNVLITTFGAGFSWGATCLKWGVMREKNPIATIKADKKEEAVLVEH
- a CDS encoding sensor histidine kinase; this translates as MGRKNQNKKTGKNFFYKYYRVIVIPAVFLVYLSSYYFLNPYRNFEEEGLLDLDQTFDIFIILLYCAILTELTLFVGRKLNYYISWEQNPAFRAIAQFICLIAGNILLNYFFSCLWDYLYPCTALEENDLVTIWQSKIMAAIISLFISAIHTGIFLLNRWRLNAIETAELKIKASELQEAVTRSKLESLKMQLDPHFVFNNFSTLTELIYEDQKEAASFLENITRVYRYMISNSNKDTITVKEEIEFLNAYFYLLKKRLGDKIDLKIEVDSPSLAFHLPPLTLQLLVENAVKHNMATLANPLTITVFSDSGDIIVRNNLQRTAGKSLVSTGIGNKNIEFRYKILSERMPIFNESSSYYEVRLPLI